A region from the Polyangiaceae bacterium genome encodes:
- a CDS encoding phosphatidate cytidylyltransferase: protein MGDSAANKNLLVRILTSVVVVPLLLAAMFIAPTWVWYCVVGFACAVGGQELFGMTHPGDKVAQAIGIIATAAVSVTLYFWGSDARVLVTLMFVIVLQGALVPLWRLGEIPSAGLRIMAGMGGPLYVGGLLTTIAMIQRDYHAQGGPGLVVIILAIAWLGDTGGYFAGRFLGKTKLYPAVSPKKTREGFVGSLCGSVLGGVVFQLLLVPGLPTWQIAVVALVAGALGQMGDLVESLLKRSTGIKDSGWIVPGHGGILDRLDAVLVVSPLMYLYLLWAQPFPSP from the coding sequence GTGGGCGATAGCGCAGCCAACAAGAACCTACTGGTCCGCATTCTGACCTCGGTCGTGGTGGTTCCCCTGCTGCTGGCGGCAATGTTCATCGCTCCAACTTGGGTCTGGTACTGCGTCGTCGGTTTCGCCTGCGCGGTGGGCGGGCAAGAGCTGTTCGGGATGACCCATCCGGGCGACAAGGTCGCTCAGGCGATCGGGATCATCGCCACCGCCGCCGTCAGCGTGACCCTCTACTTCTGGGGTAGCGACGCGCGAGTGCTGGTGACCCTGATGTTCGTCATCGTGCTGCAGGGTGCGTTGGTCCCACTCTGGCGCCTCGGCGAGATCCCCAGCGCGGGCCTGCGCATCATGGCCGGCATGGGAGGACCGCTCTACGTCGGCGGCTTGCTCACCACCATTGCGATGATCCAACGCGACTATCACGCTCAGGGCGGACCGGGTCTGGTCGTCATCATCCTCGCGATCGCTTGGCTGGGTGACACGGGGGGCTACTTCGCGGGACGCTTCCTCGGGAAGACGAAGCTCTACCCAGCCGTCAGCCCAAAGAAGACGCGCGAAGGTTTCGTGGGCTCGCTCTGTGGCTCGGTGCTCGGTGGCGTCGTGTTTCAGCTGCTCTTGGTGCCTGGCCTTCCCACTTGGCAGATCGCGGTCGTCGCCTTGGTTGCTGGGGCGCTGGGTCAGATGGGCGATCTGGTCGAGTCGCTGCTGAAGCGCTCGACAGGGATCAAGGACAGCGGGTGGATCGTTCCAGGTCATGGCGGAATTCTGGATCGCCTGGACGCGGTGCTCGTGGTCAGCCCGCTGATGTACCTCTACCTGCTGTGGGCCCAGCCGTTTCCGTCGCCTTGA
- a CDS encoding Glu/Leu/Phe/Val dehydrogenase: protein MTQSAVTEAPSSTQSSSTKRASRRPSAPPGEKHQFFRVIQGYLDEAAKLINMPDYIRTILRQPKNEIIVNFPVQMDNGEYRLFKGYRIQHSNILGPYKGGMRYHEDASLDDFKALGAMMTWKCALMDLPLGGAKGGIKFNPYQVSRAELQRITRRFFHSLGGNIGPDYDIPAPDMGTNGQTMAWAMDTYMNTVGMVSKQAVMGVVTGKPVTSGGTHGRVKATGQGVVHCIRFWADRNRFDLHGKKLLVQGFGNVGSHTAVLLSHMGVSTVGVGDHTGYLYNPEGFNVYRLQEYVAEHGSIAGYPNGHAVTREEFFNIQADIFVPAALENQVDVAEANALNGVRLVAEGANGPCTVAGEQVLRERGIEVLPDVLANAGGVTVSYYEWVQNRRSEQWTLEEVDTRLEGAMRDAYRRVEEFERVHNCGMRLACYGVALQRLQKVYEEREIFP, encoded by the coding sequence ATGACCCAAAGTGCAGTGACGGAAGCCCCTTCTTCCACGCAATCGTCCTCCACCAAACGCGCCTCTCGCCGTCCCAGCGCACCGCCCGGTGAAAAGCACCAGTTCTTCCGCGTGATCCAGGGCTACCTGGACGAAGCGGCGAAGCTGATCAACATGCCGGATTACATCCGCACGATCCTGCGCCAGCCGAAGAACGAGATCATCGTCAATTTCCCTGTGCAAATGGACAACGGTGAGTACCGACTCTTCAAGGGGTACCGCATCCAGCACTCGAACATCCTCGGCCCCTATAAGGGCGGTATGCGCTACCACGAGGACGCATCCCTCGACGACTTCAAGGCGCTGGGCGCGATGATGACCTGGAAGTGCGCGCTCATGGATCTACCCCTCGGCGGCGCTAAGGGCGGGATCAAGTTCAACCCCTACCAGGTCAGCCGTGCGGAACTACAGCGCATCACGCGTCGCTTCTTCCACTCACTGGGCGGCAACATCGGCCCCGATTACGACATCCCCGCCCCCGACATGGGCACCAACGGTCAAACCATGGCCTGGGCGATGGACACGTACATGAACACCGTGGGCATGGTCAGCAAGCAGGCCGTGATGGGCGTCGTCACCGGCAAGCCGGTCACCAGCGGTGGCACCCACGGCCGCGTCAAGGCCACCGGCCAAGGCGTGGTGCATTGCATCCGCTTCTGGGCGGATCGCAACCGCTTCGACCTGCACGGCAAGAAGCTCCTGGTCCAAGGCTTCGGCAACGTCGGTTCTCACACCGCGGTGCTGCTGAGCCACATGGGCGTGTCCACCGTCGGCGTCGGCGATCACACGGGTTATCTCTACAACCCCGAAGGCTTCAACGTTTACCGCCTGCAAGAGTACGTCGCGGAGCACGGGTCCATCGCCGGCTACCCCAACGGACACGCCGTGACTCGTGAAGAGTTCTTCAATATCCAGGCGGATATTTTCGTACCTGCCGCGTTGGAGAACCAGGTCGACGTCGCGGAGGCCAACGCGCTGAACGGCGTGCGCCTGGTAGCGGAAGGCGCCAACGGCCCGTGCACCGTGGCTGGCGAGCAAGTGCTGCGCGAGCGCGGCATCGAGGTGCTGCCCGACGTGCTGGCGAACGCCGGCGGCGTCACGGTGAGCTACTACGAGTGGGTACAGAACCGGCGCAGCGAACAGTGGACGCTCGAAGAAGTGGACACCCGTCTCGAGGGCGCCATGCGTGACGCCTACCGCCGAGTGGAGGAGTTCGAGCGAGTCCACAACTGCGGCATGCGACTGGCGTGCTACGGCGTGGCCCTTCAGCGACTGCAGAAGGTCTATGAGGAGCGCGAAATCTTCCCGTAG
- a CDS encoding HEAT repeat domain-containing protein, translated as MIPLVIVGGLEVPESNQAAWLAESLDPAQYQDWPEDTPLIRGESEGAFENVGELFSALESELEAPSFFELTQDGLQAFFTPDMAEDLSQDLATALRLAERHGGKGLVAFIAISEEVACALPIGEGTGLASPTWMPAGEALGPEVIALPFISVMDYVKALDSDPDLTRAEFLAERRGLGLLPLEEQPLHQELLKRLAALDAKALHAAMHEHEVSDIEGKPLSKTHDDAEALRQAIAAATPEVRAAAIELLSLVDPESTAKHALELLKDPSRQVRRHAVLALGRSPSDSDFQVLLDLDHGSLDADPLLQGILREAVEHSEAPNADEHVLERMRSHAKEEDWGKALRGSPERQALLRRAALALEHAAARLGYKVAPALENWFDKHPHEDFRRAVAQALLEANPDLTPKKEEAIQLALMGMGKGANQDEARRLEILELPRGDYSNGLMRFEEIDAGQLAQLVNEGFAHPDIAQNEAPPIGLFLDWMQRHPELKASGYLIPPTRPDYRVSLDTLTLGDLKGIPKERRQELEELFEALAETATNVEPEGYALRRWWT; from the coding sequence ATGATCCCCCTAGTGATCGTTGGTGGTCTCGAAGTTCCCGAAAGTAACCAGGCAGCGTGGCTCGCGGAGTCTCTCGATCCGGCGCAGTATCAGGACTGGCCGGAGGACACGCCTTTGATCCGCGGGGAAAGCGAAGGAGCCTTCGAGAACGTCGGCGAGTTGTTCTCCGCGCTGGAGAGCGAGCTCGAGGCGCCCTCGTTCTTCGAGCTTACGCAGGACGGTCTTCAGGCCTTCTTCACCCCGGACATGGCCGAAGACTTGAGCCAGGACCTCGCGACGGCTTTGCGGCTCGCGGAGCGCCACGGCGGCAAGGGACTCGTGGCGTTCATCGCCATCTCGGAGGAGGTCGCTTGCGCTTTGCCCATCGGAGAAGGCACGGGGCTCGCCTCACCAACGTGGATGCCCGCTGGTGAGGCGCTAGGCCCGGAGGTGATCGCGTTGCCGTTCATCTCGGTAATGGACTACGTGAAGGCGCTCGACTCGGATCCCGATCTCACCCGTGCGGAGTTCCTCGCGGAACGGCGCGGTCTAGGTTTGTTGCCGCTCGAGGAGCAACCGCTGCACCAGGAGCTATTGAAGCGCCTGGCCGCCTTGGACGCCAAGGCACTGCACGCGGCCATGCATGAGCATGAGGTCAGCGACATCGAAGGTAAGCCGCTCAGCAAGACCCACGACGACGCAGAAGCGTTGCGCCAGGCCATCGCCGCCGCGACGCCTGAGGTGCGAGCTGCCGCCATCGAGCTCTTGAGCCTGGTCGATCCGGAGTCAACGGCGAAGCACGCCCTTGAGCTCCTGAAAGACCCGTCTCGCCAAGTGCGGCGCCACGCGGTGCTGGCGCTCGGCCGCTCGCCTTCGGACAGCGACTTCCAGGTGCTCCTGGATCTCGACCACGGGTCGCTAGACGCTGACCCACTGCTCCAGGGGATCCTCCGGGAAGCGGTGGAGCACAGTGAAGCCCCGAACGCAGATGAACACGTGCTGGAGCGCATGCGCAGTCACGCCAAAGAAGAGGACTGGGGCAAGGCGCTGCGCGGCAGCCCAGAGCGCCAAGCGCTCTTGCGGCGCGCGGCTCTCGCCCTGGAGCACGCAGCCGCTCGCCTGGGTTACAAGGTGGCGCCGGCGCTGGAGAACTGGTTCGACAAGCACCCCCACGAGGATTTCCGCAGGGCCGTTGCTCAGGCGTTGCTCGAGGCCAATCCGGACCTCACACCCAAGAAGGAAGAAGCCATCCAGCTCGCCCTGATGGGCATGGGCAAGGGAGCCAATCAAGACGAGGCCAGGCGCCTCGAGATCCTCGAGCTTCCGCGCGGAGATTACTCGAACGGCCTGATGCGCTTCGAAGAGATCGACGCAGGGCAACTCGCCCAGCTAGTGAACGAGGGCTTTGCGCATCCCGATATCGCCCAGAACGAGGCGCCGCCAATCGGTCTGTTCCTCGACTGGATGCAGCGGCACCCCGAGCTCAAGGCGAGCGGCTACCTGATCCCGCCCACACGGCCCGACTACCGAGTCAGCCTCGACACGCTCACCCTCGGGGACTTGAAGGGCATCCCAAAGGAGCGCCGACAGGAGCTGGAGGAACTCTTCGAAGCGCTGGCAGAGACCGCGACCAATGTCGAGCCCGAAGGCTACGCCCTGCGGCGCTGGTGGACTTGA
- a CDS encoding cytochrome c family protein, whose amino-acid sequence MTPRSQAPSPSATQRVSWLLMLALCVLACVAGWANAKPGPTAKAKPANAKSAEAKTDRLQAEHVHGLAPLPGDAEVPLKDRPPGATKDDGGPSPVIFPAQKLTVRFNHKKHVDELGMTCTTCHDAAKRSIQSSDSLLPSPVRCDGCHSTDHRDLNAVKGDPDDMMSQCGFCHVGYKVGDGNKVARMDIPTPNLRFNHKAHLDRNIDCAQCHGMVKNIELATRDQLPRMKGCFRCHQNPGTAHGEAKGECTTCHLTKGGDQVMRTEFASGTLKPPRWLHNAGHGPDWIERHKRIAGADSQMCSSCHTEQYCTDCHDGRVRPRKVHPNDFISMHPIAARQNSPRCTSCHQQQTFCIGCHQRSGVTLSGPYANFAGRGRFHPPKAEWTDPPRSANHHAWEAQRNINACVSCHQERDCLICHSSASVGGRGVDGSGTAGQGVNPHPSNFKSRCGRALRKNARSCLTCHDPADPQLRECR is encoded by the coding sequence ATGACTCCCCGAAGCCAAGCTCCGTCCCCTTCGGCCACGCAGCGCGTGTCCTGGTTACTCATGCTAGCGCTGTGCGTGCTCGCGTGCGTCGCCGGCTGGGCGAACGCCAAGCCGGGCCCCACCGCGAAGGCCAAGCCGGCAAACGCGAAATCTGCAGAGGCGAAGACGGATCGCCTACAAGCGGAGCACGTTCACGGCTTGGCTCCTTTGCCCGGCGACGCCGAGGTGCCGCTGAAGGATCGCCCGCCCGGTGCCACCAAGGACGACGGCGGCCCCAGCCCCGTGATTTTCCCTGCGCAAAAGCTCACAGTGCGCTTCAACCACAAGAAGCACGTGGATGAGCTAGGCATGACCTGCACCACGTGTCACGACGCAGCCAAGCGCAGCATCCAGAGCAGCGACTCCCTCTTGCCCTCCCCCGTGCGCTGCGACGGCTGCCACAGCACAGACCATCGCGACTTGAACGCGGTGAAGGGCGACCCCGACGACATGATGAGCCAGTGCGGCTTCTGCCACGTCGGCTACAAGGTGGGCGACGGCAACAAGGTCGCGCGCATGGACATCCCCACGCCGAACCTGCGCTTCAACCATAAGGCGCATCTCGATCGCAACATCGACTGCGCTCAGTGTCACGGCATGGTGAAGAACATCGAGCTTGCCACGCGCGATCAGCTACCACGCATGAAGGGTTGCTTCCGCTGCCACCAGAACCCCGGCACGGCGCACGGCGAAGCGAAAGGCGAGTGCACCACCTGCCACCTCACGAAGGGCGGCGACCAGGTGATGCGCACCGAATTCGCGAGCGGCACGTTGAAGCCACCGCGTTGGCTCCACAACGCCGGGCACGGGCCGGACTGGATCGAGCGTCACAAGCGCATCGCCGGCGCGGACTCGCAGATGTGCTCGAGCTGCCATACCGAGCAGTACTGCACGGACTGTCATGACGGCCGCGTACGTCCCCGCAAGGTGCACCCAAACGACTTCATCAGTATGCACCCCATTGCCGCACGGCAAAACTCACCGCGTTGCACCAGCTGCCATCAGCAGCAGACGTTCTGCATCGGTTGCCATCAGCGCTCCGGGGTCACCCTGAGCGGCCCCTACGCCAACTTCGCGGGTCGAGGTCGCTTCCATCCGCCCAAGGCCGAGTGGACAGACCCGCCACGCTCAGCGAACCACCACGCCTGGGAGGCCCAGCGGAACATCAACGCCTGCGTGAGCTGTCACCAGGAGCGCGACTGCCTGATCTGTCACTCCAGCGCCAGCGTTGGCGGGCGAGGAGTCGATGGCAGCGGCACCGCCGGGCAAGGCGTGAACCCGCATCCAAGTAACTTCAAGAGCCGCTGCGGACGCGCCCTGCGCAAGAACGCGCGCTCCTGCCTCACGTGTCACGATCCAGCGGATCCCCAGCTCCGGGAGTGTCGCTAG
- a CDS encoding Ig-like domain-containing protein: MAISLTALGLGGCDQGEPALDTSRGPALHVVATFPAPGTGTDCQSAPNCEGVPLNTDIELRFDRYLDPASAIRQSVLLYSTTPDGAIFLQPEYDVIERVVRFRLFENDRLQPSTLYTFEFVTPTDDSSGGFRAFDGAPIEAGDVPLKFNFFTGTADETKPAEPAVPDCRQILNLFRGDRAGCSGCHVSTPEGRGGCDPGQAPDPSTGECIAVPRQGLDLSTLTGVERTALNQVAHQTQIGPNADTPLENPGRVGVQMPIIDQQRPENSYMMYKLLRNESNFIDGAAPGTSNYRVALPGGNLAPDAAERDRLREWFVRLDPMPAQGFSLELSELRALQAWIRAGADLDACKP, encoded by the coding sequence GTGGCAATCAGCCTGACCGCGCTGGGCCTCGGAGGCTGTGACCAGGGCGAACCTGCTCTGGACACCAGCCGCGGCCCGGCGCTCCACGTCGTAGCGACATTCCCGGCTCCAGGAACCGGAACGGACTGCCAGAGCGCACCGAATTGCGAGGGCGTTCCACTGAACACCGATATCGAGCTGCGCTTCGATCGCTACCTCGATCCGGCGTCAGCGATCCGTCAGAGCGTTCTGCTCTACAGCACCACGCCCGACGGCGCGATCTTCTTGCAGCCGGAGTACGACGTCATCGAACGCGTGGTGCGCTTCCGCTTGTTTGAGAACGACCGCCTCCAACCGAGCACGCTGTACACCTTTGAGTTCGTCACGCCCACGGACGACTCGTCGGGCGGATTCCGTGCGTTCGACGGTGCACCCATCGAGGCAGGAGACGTCCCACTGAAGTTCAACTTCTTCACGGGGACCGCCGACGAGACCAAACCTGCGGAACCGGCAGTTCCGGACTGCAGGCAGATCTTGAATCTGTTCCGTGGGGATCGCGCTGGCTGCAGCGGCTGCCACGTGAGCACTCCCGAAGGCCGTGGTGGTTGCGACCCAGGCCAGGCTCCGGATCCCAGCACGGGGGAGTGCATCGCGGTCCCACGCCAGGGGTTGGACTTGAGTACCCTAACCGGCGTGGAGCGCACGGCCCTGAACCAGGTCGCACACCAAACGCAGATCGGGCCCAACGCGGACACGCCGCTGGAGAACCCGGGGCGAGTCGGCGTGCAGATGCCGATCATCGACCAGCAGCGCCCGGAGAATAGCTACATGATGTACAAGTTGCTCCGCAACGAGAGCAACTTCATCGACGGAGCAGCCCCCGGCACCAGCAACTACCGGGTAGCATTGCCTGGCGGAAACTTAGCACCCGACGCCGCTGAGCGTGACCGACTGCGCGAGTGGTTCGTGCGCCTCGACCCAATGCCGGCCCAGGGCTTCTCCTTGGAGCTGAGCGAGCTGCGAGCTCTACAAGCCTGGATCCGCGCAGGGGCCGATCTGGACGCTTGCAAGCCTTGA
- a CDS encoding sigma 54-interacting transcriptional regulator: MGRSRLPPTSLAPADSVDSPAAGQLGQLIGEGGSAWVYRTSDGIAVVKLAKPDHAETLVSEAQRALFLRSAALPELLEVGELTRSALPKEAQSSPGLYSVWHYLPGADADGLALDEHSLLYLLRDVARGLTELHRLGLAHGDIKPANVRYDSAQRRGWLLDLGMVAPLSTHVPIGATPRYLDPSLSEGRPSDARARDLYALGLTLLELLVPDARGWTTPSDHLEQLPDTPLGVLIENLLAPESQRRPPACWLWSEASRLLGESDPALAPYPILAESSYIWVRRKELLWAAQGTPRLELEGPPRRWVERSLSLLGPLARLGSHEKAKSERCIKPLSPTELRAWMVQLIGAEAASFAPLRLSEAELAQRVATHCERFPATLLTERELADSLSPTPLPRSLQVLALGLGQEPSLGYLLAGVDLVRRGDADVELRCALARALRRRSEFASALDLLNQRSELSCRAEYSETLRRMGARQAAITSAQAALESLSSLEALPNEEAWVGDRLRGTLARALMETGDLKTAAEALRGDSPAISTLEARVLLGMAQDSPVSAIETDLELVESHARGDEERARALGLRGYFEHRRGRVGEARVAFEGAVQHASRAGARAEEATYLTGLAATASDAGHLGQAISAAERASLIFGHLQELSRAARAQLNLGSALLAAGAYAPAGAAFAKAADLAGRSADEPCQHAAALSELELAVYRADFSEANLALLGVTLEQTVELFKAPSPAERLSLGALRLRAERVRREHAAAPFSGELSPAELPELEQLGLDSTLPSTCRFEWWRARGLALLSPKAAPSAPGRPDSVLRQLVALAAEQAPLVSKGPALAVGAALAATLRDGDTARRLGRAAELAGSQILEGIPAEYRSTGERLPWLKLLDGFFDLESGGHELLAGAQLLKLEQLVRGLGVRGNLGALLNQVLDALVLWTGVERGLLLLKAPGDRLHVRAARNLSREDLSQDQRQLSMTLARRALSARQPVVAVDALGELPELTESVHALNLRSVLAVPLLARGEALGVVYLDDRDRRGAFGEAELAWVRLLGSIASIAIAEARDQLMLRRAARQAERAKRRLELALQAEHQELVLAKRQLGSRSHPEIVGDSPVMLELLRLVDRVAETALPVLILGESGTGKELIARAVHQGSDRRKRTFVAENCAAVPESLLESTLFGHVKGAFTGADKSRVGLFELADGGSLFLDEIGEMSLSMQAKLLRVLERGEIRPVGAASTRRVDVRIIAATHRDLNDLVKRQIFREDLYYRLDGFSLHLPPLRERPGDIRLLCQHFLGQLTSPAPKLSASALRLLEEYAWPGNVRQLQNELMRAAVLCDGVLRPEHLSPAVHGEAREAEVGLDLKRALELLERKLVGAALTRTSGNQTRAAKLLGVSRFGLQKMLKRLEIDAAGN; this comes from the coding sequence ATGGGCCGTTCGCGACTACCGCCAACTTCGTTGGCGCCCGCTGACAGCGTCGATAGTCCGGCGGCGGGGCAGCTTGGGCAGCTCATCGGGGAAGGCGGCAGCGCCTGGGTGTATCGAACCAGCGACGGTATCGCCGTGGTCAAACTCGCAAAGCCTGACCACGCGGAAACACTCGTCAGTGAGGCACAGCGTGCGCTGTTCCTACGCAGTGCCGCCCTGCCTGAACTCCTCGAGGTGGGCGAGCTCACTCGTTCAGCTCTGCCGAAGGAGGCGCAGTCATCGCCTGGGCTCTATTCCGTGTGGCACTACCTGCCAGGCGCGGACGCTGATGGGCTGGCGCTTGATGAACACAGCCTGCTGTACCTGTTGCGCGACGTCGCACGCGGCCTGACGGAGTTGCACCGTTTGGGCCTCGCACACGGCGACATCAAGCCCGCCAACGTACGCTACGACTCAGCACAGCGTCGTGGGTGGTTGCTCGATCTCGGCATGGTCGCGCCCCTGAGCACGCACGTCCCGATTGGTGCGACCCCGCGCTACCTCGATCCGAGCTTGAGCGAGGGGCGCCCGAGCGATGCCCGAGCGCGTGATCTCTACGCGCTCGGCCTGACTTTGCTCGAGCTCTTGGTACCCGATGCGCGCGGCTGGACGACGCCATCCGACCACCTGGAGCAGCTCCCCGACACGCCCCTCGGGGTGCTGATTGAGAACCTTCTGGCACCGGAGAGCCAACGTCGCCCGCCAGCCTGCTGGTTGTGGAGTGAAGCGAGCCGCTTGCTCGGGGAAAGCGATCCTGCACTTGCCCCGTATCCAATCCTCGCGGAATCGAGTTACATCTGGGTGAGGCGAAAAGAGCTCCTGTGGGCCGCGCAGGGCACACCACGCTTGGAACTCGAGGGCCCACCGCGGCGCTGGGTGGAGCGCAGCCTCTCACTGCTGGGGCCCCTCGCCAGGTTGGGCTCCCACGAAAAGGCCAAGTCGGAACGTTGTATCAAGCCGCTCTCACCCACTGAGTTGCGCGCGTGGATGGTCCAGCTAATCGGCGCGGAGGCTGCCAGCTTCGCTCCGCTCCGCCTGAGCGAAGCGGAGCTCGCTCAACGGGTAGCCACCCACTGCGAGCGTTTTCCGGCCACGCTGCTCACGGAACGCGAGCTCGCCGACTCCCTCTCCCCGACGCCGCTACCGCGTTCCCTGCAGGTGCTGGCGCTCGGCCTCGGCCAGGAACCGAGTCTCGGCTATTTGCTAGCAGGAGTCGACCTGGTGCGCCGTGGCGACGCGGATGTGGAGCTGCGCTGCGCCCTCGCCAGAGCGCTGCGTCGCCGATCCGAGTTCGCGAGCGCGCTGGACCTGTTGAATCAACGCAGCGAATTAAGTTGCCGCGCGGAATATAGCGAAACGCTGCGACGGATGGGTGCGAGGCAGGCAGCCATCACCTCAGCGCAAGCGGCTCTGGAGAGCCTCTCCTCGCTCGAAGCCCTCCCCAACGAAGAAGCCTGGGTTGGGGACCGGCTTCGCGGCACCCTGGCCCGCGCGCTCATGGAGACGGGAGATCTGAAAACCGCCGCCGAAGCTCTCCGCGGAGACTCGCCAGCGATCTCCACCTTGGAAGCGAGGGTGTTGCTCGGCATGGCACAGGACTCACCGGTAAGCGCCATCGAAACGGATCTCGAGCTTGTCGAGAGTCACGCAAGAGGAGACGAAGAGCGAGCGCGCGCTCTGGGTTTGAGAGGCTACTTCGAACATCGACGGGGGCGAGTCGGCGAAGCCCGAGTCGCCTTCGAAGGCGCCGTTCAGCATGCGAGCCGCGCCGGGGCACGAGCCGAAGAAGCGACCTACCTCACCGGCCTAGCCGCAACGGCGAGCGACGCCGGACACTTGGGCCAAGCGATCTCCGCGGCGGAGCGGGCGAGTCTGATCTTCGGTCATCTACAGGAGCTGAGCCGTGCAGCGCGAGCCCAGCTGAATCTCGGCTCGGCGTTGCTCGCGGCCGGAGCATACGCGCCCGCTGGCGCCGCATTCGCCAAGGCGGCGGACCTGGCTGGTCGCAGCGCGGACGAGCCTTGTCAACACGCGGCAGCGCTCAGCGAGCTAGAGCTCGCGGTTTACCGCGCGGATTTTTCTGAGGCAAACTTGGCGCTACTTGGCGTCACACTCGAGCAAACTGTCGAGCTCTTCAAAGCGCCCTCCCCCGCGGAGCGCTTATCCCTGGGCGCGCTTCGGCTGCGCGCAGAGCGCGTCCGACGGGAACACGCCGCGGCGCCATTTTCCGGAGAGCTTTCCCCTGCCGAGCTACCTGAACTCGAACAGCTCGGCTTGGATTCCACGCTGCCCTCAACTTGTCGCTTCGAGTGGTGGAGAGCCCGCGGACTGGCCTTGCTCAGCCCCAAAGCGGCGCCGTCGGCACCGGGCCGTCCCGACTCCGTACTGCGCCAGCTCGTCGCGCTGGCAGCGGAGCAAGCTCCACTTGTCAGCAAGGGTCCCGCGCTGGCAGTGGGCGCTGCCCTCGCCGCCACGCTACGGGACGGCGACACCGCGAGGCGCTTGGGTCGTGCAGCCGAGCTCGCGGGGAGCCAGATCCTAGAAGGTATCCCCGCGGAATATCGATCCACTGGGGAGCGCCTGCCATGGCTCAAGCTCCTAGACGGTTTCTTCGATCTGGAGTCAGGTGGCCACGAGCTGCTCGCTGGCGCGCAGCTGCTGAAGCTAGAGCAGCTAGTAAGAGGGTTGGGGGTGAGGGGCAATTTGGGCGCGCTGTTGAACCAAGTTCTCGACGCCCTGGTGCTGTGGACCGGAGTGGAGCGTGGCTTGCTGCTCTTGAAGGCTCCCGGAGACCGCTTGCACGTGCGCGCGGCGCGCAACCTATCGCGCGAGGATCTATCACAAGATCAGCGGCAACTGTCCATGACGCTTGCGCGACGCGCTCTATCCGCGCGGCAACCGGTGGTCGCCGTGGACGCACTAGGAGAGCTGCCCGAGTTGACCGAGAGTGTGCATGCACTGAACCTGCGCAGTGTCCTCGCGGTGCCCCTGCTTGCGCGTGGTGAGGCGCTCGGCGTCGTTTACCTCGACGACCGAGATCGCCGCGGCGCCTTCGGCGAGGCTGAGCTCGCGTGGGTGCGCCTCCTTGGCAGCATCGCCTCGATCGCGATCGCAGAAGCGCGGGACCAACTCATGTTGCGGCGCGCGGCTCGCCAAGCTGAGCGCGCCAAACGCCGGCTCGAGCTAGCGCTACAGGCGGAACATCAAGAGTTGGTGTTGGCCAAACGACAACTCGGATCGCGTTCGCATCCGGAGATCGTCGGGGATAGCCCGGTCATGCTCGAGCTGCTTCGGCTCGTGGATCGCGTTGCTGAAACGGCGCTCCCAGTGCTGATTCTTGGAGAGAGCGGTACGGGCAAGGAGTTGATCGCGCGCGCGGTGCACCAGGGAAGCGATCGCCGCAAGCGCACGTTCGTGGCGGAGAACTGCGCTGCGGTGCCGGAGAGCTTGCTCGAGTCCACGCTCTTTGGCCACGTGAAGGGCGCTTTTACTGGCGCCGACAAGAGCCGCGTTGGGCTCTTCGAGTTGGCCGACGGCGGCAGTTTGTTCCTCGACGAGATCGGCGAGATGAGCCTCTCGATGCAGGCCAAGCTCCTGCGAGTGCTCGAACGCGGAGAGATCCGCCCAGTGGGTGCCGCTTCAACGCGGCGCGTGGATGTGCGCATCATCGCAGCCACACATCGCGACCTGAATGACCTCGTGAAGCGACAGATTTTCCGTGAGGATTTATACTACCGACTTGACGGTTTCTCCCTTCACCTGCCTCCCCTGCGCGAGCGACCAGGTGACATTCGTCTGCTCTGCCAGCACTTCCTTGGGCAACTCACGTCCCCCGCACCCAAGCTCAGCGCTTCAGCACTGCGTCTCCTCGAGGAATACGCTTGGCCCGGCAACGTGCGACAGCTCCAGAACGAGCTGATGCGCGCTGCGGTGTTGTGTGACGGCGTGCTCCGCCCGGAACACCTGAGCCCTGCAGTCCATGGAGAAGCTCGAGAAGCCGAAGTCGGCCTCGACTTGAAGCGCGCCCTCGAACTCTTGGAGCGGAAGCTAGTGGGCGCTGCGCTGACTCGCACCAGCGGAAATCAGACGCGCGCGGCGAAGCTCCTGGGAGTCTCGCGCTTCGGTCTGCAAAAGATGCTCAAGCGTCTCGAGATCGACGCCGCAGGCAACTAG